Genomic window (Rhea pennata isolate bPtePen1 chromosome 34, bPtePen1.pri, whole genome shotgun sequence):
GGACACGTGGTCGGTGGGGGAGTGCTGGCTACACCTCCTGGCTACTCTCCTCCGGCTAGCCGGCTCTGCCTGTACCCCTCCAGCTGTACGTCTTCCGGGTGTACCCACCACCTGGACGTACGCCTTTGGCTGCATCCTTTCTGGCTGTACCCAACCCCATCGCTTGGCTGTACCCCTTCTGGCTGTACCCCTTCTGACTGTACCCCTTCTGGCTGTACCCCTTTTGGCTGTCCCCCCCGGTGGCTGTACCCCCTGCGGCTGTACCCCTACACCCCGCCAGCCTTGCCTGGCCTTACCTGGCAGACGAAAGGGAACAGCCCCGGCCCGATGTGGTACCCGTCCAGTCCCAGGGGGAAGACGGCCGCGAGCGCCAGCGTGCAGCCCACAGCCGTCATGTTGTTCAGGTACGGCTGGGAGTTCTGGATGTAcctggaggtgggggggagcTGTTAACACCTTTccttagaaggaaaaaaaaaaagcaaagaagaaggtggtaacagCTATGCCTAAGCGCAATGCGTGCTGGTTTGAAGGGACCGGTGAAGCGTTGCTGGTTTTGTCCTTGGGAAGGAGTGGGACCGGCAGACAACAAGCCCCGGCACGGGGAGGGTGGAAGCCACGCGCTACGGTTAAGGCCCTTAACAGCACCAGAAGCTCCTCCGGAGCGAGCTGCTCTCGCTCGAGCAACGAGGATGACTGTTAATAGCAACCTCTgtcatttgcttcttttcccttccGTAGGTAGCACGTGAGAATAAATAATCCCTCCCACCCCTGCGGGCGCGGGTAACCACGCGCTGCTTCGCTCTGCTGCCGCGGTCGCGCTTTGGCCCGTAGGTAGGCGCGAAGAGGACAAGCCGTAACGCTTGCCCTACACCCGGGGACGGTGGTGCGGGGCAGGGGCGGCTGGTTACCCACCGGACGTGCCCGTTGTAGATGTTGAAGGCCAGGCAGATGATGGCCAGCAGGATGCCGAGCGAGGCCAGCACCGAGACGGAGATGAAGAGCTTCTGGGACAGGAACCGGAAGGTGGTGATGACCTTGGTGTAGTCGGCTGGTGGGGCACCTCCTGCAGAGCCCACGGTGCGGTTAGGGCtacggggcggggggggagtTCTGGGCCCTTCCCCACCCTTGACTGTGGCAGGAactccccacagccccagggGGACCCCATAAGCACTgggaaccccccccccagcatcccTCTCCAGGCAGCACCGGCCCCCACGCGGCCCCTCTCACCGATCCACTTGTCGTTGTTGTACCAGGACAGGTTGTCCTTGGTGCTGTCGTAGTAGCCGATCTTCTTGTAGACACCGCCTGTGTGGGGAGCGGGGATgggtcaggcaggaggcacAGCCCCTGTGCAACACCCCGCCAACCTACGGTGTTTCTGCACACCCCCACTTGTCACACCTAGCAGTGGCTGTGCAGCGGCCAGGCTGTTTGGCTGTACACGTGCACCGTCTGACACACGCACCGCTTGAGGACACATGGCTATGCTGATAAGTTGTGAGTGTTCTCGTTGGGTACGACTGTTCCTACAGGCAAACGGTGTTGGCGCGTGGAGCTGTGCGCACGGTGCAGGGCACTGTTGCCCGGCGCACTGCAAAAAGGGTTGTGGTGCTGTGCGTGTGTCCTGGTGTGCATTTTTGTTCTACAGGCGATGGGGCTTGTTGCATGCGAGTGACTGTTGTGTGCAGCAAGGACTGTTGGAGGGGTTTTGATGCTGtgattattttgctgttgtctttTCTAAGGCGGCTGTGTGGAAGGGTGGTGGTGCCCCTCGTGTTGTCCTGTGTACTGAGGCGGTGTTGTGGCGCTGTAGTGCCGGGTGTCGTTGCGGTGCTGTTGCCTTGTACGGCTGTCTCGTACTGCAGCCTGTGTTGTGACCCTGTGTTGCAAACGCTGTGTTCACTCACACCGGCGGTAGGCTGTTGACACATGCTGTGGTTGCTGCGGTGGTTGTGTGTGAAGGGGTGTTGCCGGCTGCTCGGTGGCGGTTGATGCATGCAGCGCGGTGATGCTGTCACCCTGTTGCGGCCGCTGCCTGCGCTCGCTCACCTTGCAGCTGCTCAATGAGGGTCCAGGCCATGCGGGAGCCGCTGGCGTCGAAGACGACGTGGCCCTGTGCGGTGGGATGGGGACGGGCGTCAGGGCGCCGCGGTGCTGCCCGGGCCCCTGGGACCGCGTGCCCTGAGGGGTGTCGGGGGGGCAAAAAGTTTTCACTGCCCTGGGAGTCTTTTGGGAGAGGCTCGTGGGGATCAAGGTGGAGGAGCTGGTGGTGGAGGCCGTGGGAAACCTTCTTGGCGAGAGGGGACCGCGGTGGGGCAagcaggggctgggggggtgCCAGCGGCTCAGGTGTGCgttgggaggggggggggggtcacacGGACTCCGGGGCCAGGCGTGTAAGGGGGCCGGACGTGCTCGGACGAGGGGCGGCGTTGGGACCAGCCGTGCAAGGACCACACGCGGGACGCGTGCCGGGAGCAGGCCACGCACCGAGACACCCTCGAAGGCGGAGGAGTTGAGTGCCCGGTAGATCTCGTCGGTGATGTTCTTGTTGTTGTAGTTGAAGTCCTCCAGGCGCAGCCCCTTTTTGACCAGCTCCGCCGAGGTCTTGTTgagggccagggccagggcccAGATGGCATCGTAGGCCAGCGGCGCCTCCTGGAAACCACCCGTCTCCTCGGGGTTCTTGCCCAGCCGCTTCTGCAGCTTCTCGATGAACTCCTGGGATGTCTAcggcagggggaggaggagggcgagAAGGTGGTCAGGTGGCGGGTGGGATGGAGCGGAGCCCCGGGACCGGTCCTCCCCCGCTGACCTCGCCGTGGGGGccgtcgtccccccccccccccccttcccgtACCATGTTGGAGATGCTGCGGGTGTTCTCGGGGTTGAGCATGACGATCTCGGTGGTGACGTGCCCCTCCACGGCCTCTGCCATCTCCGCCTCGGTGCAGTTGATGGCCGGGTCCTTGATGCGAAACCAGTTGTCGGCGTACCAGCCGATGAGGAACCACACGTACTTCTTGCCGTACAGCTTCTCCTTGTAGACCTGCGCGGGGCGAGCCGCTGTCCGTCCCTCCGTCCTTCTTCGCCGCCACCCGCTCGTGCaaccccccccctccgccctgTGCTCCTtcccgtccgtccgtccgtcaGCACGCGCGCCCCCGTCTCACCTCGCAGAAGACTTTGCGCGCCTCCGTCTCGTAGAAGAGCCCCACGATGATACGGGCGTCCTGGCGCTGCGGGGAGACGGCTCGCGCTGGAGCTGGGCTGCtcccggcgggcgcccgcgccgcccgccctccTGCGCGGCGGTTTTGCCTGCGTTTGCACGGCCGGGTCCGAAGCGGAGGAGAATTTGAACCCGGGGTCAAGGGCAGCGCTCTTCCCGTGGGCCCGTCTCCCCGCCGGAGGAGACGCCCGGTCGGATCCCACCTCGCCGCCGGTGCAGGACGCGTCCCCTTCGGGGCGCGGGGCACGGCTCCGGCTGcaccccggcggcggcggcggcggcggtggtggtggggtgggggggtgccgggggtggggggagaccGCGGGCCGGGGACGTGCCCTGAGTCCGGGCGGGCTCACCTTGAGGTTACGGACAGGCGCGGCGGGATCGGAGAAGAAACTCTGCCGGAAGGTGATCTCGAGGCCGGCTTCCTTCACCCGCTGGTCCAGGTCGTCGAGGGTCTGGCGCGGGGCGGGTGGAGGGGGGAgcaggcgcggggcgggggggggggggagcaggcagaggggaggggggggccgGAGGGAACGAGAGTGCAGAGTGAGTCCGGGGAGGTCGGAGGGGCTGGAGGCACCAGGCGGGGGCTCCGGGGCGGGTTGCTTGCCGGGGGTTGGCGTTACTGCAGGAAGGGGACTCAATCTGGAGCCGGGCACCGCAGGCTCCGGATTGGGGGGCAGCcgggttgggggggggtcaAGGCAGGCGGCGGGAGGCAGGCGGGGGGGGGTTGTGGGACGGCGTTGGAggtgaggggcggggggggggggagttgaGCGGGGTCGGGTTGGCGTGCCCACGTGCGTACCGAGGTGAAGACCTCCGTGGTCTGCTGGATGGTGGCGATCTTGGTCCAGCCCCACTTCTTGAAGAGCTGGACGCGCGTGGGGTTGTGCAGGGTGGCCGAGGGGTGGGTGCGGAAGAAGGTGGGGAAGCGCTGGCGGTTGGAGAGGGCTGGGGAGCTCGAGCCGTATGACAGCTGCAAGGCAGGGGGTAGagaggggctgtgagcgccGAACAGCCGCCTGTACCCCTACAGCCGCTTGCACCTCGCCGCCCTGACCCTGGGGCAGCAACCACGTCACACCAGAGGACAACACAAGGACGGAAACCGCTCACTCTGGGGACATGCTTGCCTACCGCCGAGCTCGCAGACCGCTGGACACACAACAACCGTCAGCACTGCAACAACACGAGCGTGTAAGCGCACACCACTGACAGCTGTACATACTCCGACGACTGCTGCCGGGCCGGCAACAGCAACACAAGTCAGGAGTCACAGCACAGCAATGACACAGGCACGGGCATCACCGCAAACACGCCGGCAACAAGTCCACGTGAGAGTCAACAACCGGGCACGTGGCAACCACTGCACACACAAGAACAGCACACGTAGAAACACCTGCATGCTGCACGTTTCAACAACCGTTGCTCTGGCAACAGCCACACGGGCAGCAACAGCCTCAAAGCAACAGCCGCACACATAGCAACAATTGCACGCACAGCAATATTTGCATGTAGCTGTAATGGGACAACAGTGGCAGTAATAGCAACAGCCCCAGCAACAGTTGAAGCTACAGCCATGCACACAGAAACAGCTGTACCTCCCCCCAAAATCTAATCTTGTCtctgtgagtgtgtgtgtgagacGGCACACACGTGCATGCACACCCAACCACTTCCTCACTGTGGAGCAAACACAAACAGCTACACTTTGAAACAACCACCCCTCACATACCCCCGGCAGACCTGCACACACGGCTGCGTCACTGCCACCGACCACCAGACTCTAAGCGGACTGCTACCACCCTGTGACAACTCACCGCTGTCACCACAACGCACTCCCCGCTCCCCCAGAGACACAACCCACCCTCAACACCCCATGCTACACCAATCCCTGGCCCAGCAAGATACACCCCGGCAGAGAACAGGTCTCCAAGCTTGGCTGTGCCAGCTTCTACCCCGCTTTGGTCTGCACCCGACCTGCTGCGCCCCAGGGTAAACCCCGGTGAGAGGGGGCAGAAGGCAGGAGCCaaggtgtggggggggggggggtcgcccACCCTCGTCCTCCCCCGTGTCCCCGCCGGGGGTTGCTCCTCACCACGATGAGGTTCCACATGCGGGCGGCCTCGGCCACCAGCGTGGAGACgctgctgcagccaggcatGAGGATAATCTTGATGGGGTCGTTGTAGAGCAGCTCGTAGAGATACTTGGTGGCCTGGCCCGGGTCACACTGCGGGGTAGGGGGCAACGAGGGTCACGTGGCTgctggggacccccccccccaatccacCCCCTTCCCCTGGTCCAGAACCACGGCAGAGCTCCAGGCTCCCAGTCCAGCTCCTCCTGGTCTAACCCGCAGACCCCAGCAGCACCCGGAGAACCTGGGTGTCCGGGCTGCTCCTGCTCGGACCCACAGACCCCGCTGTCCccgggggggcccaggtgtccgggctCCTCCCGCGGCTTTGCTTGGCCCGTCAGAccagggttgggggggggggacgcagatgtcccggccccgggggggcccTGCCTGGATGCCCTGCTCCTTCCGGGCGCCTATGAATAATTCAGGGCACGAAAGCCCAAAAAAAGGAGCCAGGCACCGTCGCCATGGCAACCCAGCGGCAGGCCCAGCAGCATCTGCTGCCGTGGCAACCGGGCAGCaccggcgggggggggctgggggggcggtgcgggagggatggaggggggCCTGGGGGTGGCGGGGCTCGGACCCACATCCCCGCGTCCCcacatccccatgtccccacgtcctggggggggggggg
Coding sequences:
- the GABBR1 gene encoding gamma-aminobutyric acid type B receptor subunit 1, producing the protein MSGGWPGGQACLPAVRMALEDINSRRDILPDYELRLIHHDSKCDPGQATKYLYELLYNDPIKIILMPGCSSVSTLVAEAARMWNLIVLSYGSSSPALSNRQRFPTFFRTHPSATLHNPTRVQLFKKWGWTKIATIQQTTEVFTSTLDDLDQRVKEAGLEITFRQSFFSDPAAPVRNLKRQDARIIVGLFYETEARKVFCEVYKEKLYGKKYVWFLIGWYADNWFRIKDPAINCTEAEMAEAVEGHVTTEIVMLNPENTRSISNMTSQEFIEKLQKRLGKNPEETGGFQEAPLAYDAIWALALALNKTSAELVKKGLRLEDFNYNNKNITDEIYRALNSSAFEGVSGHVVFDASGSRMAWTLIEQLQGGVYKKIGYYDSTKDNLSWYNNDKWIGGAPPADYTKVITTFRFLSQKLFISVSVLASLGILLAIICLAFNIYNGHVRYIQNSQPYLNNMTAVGCTLALAAVFPLGLDGYHIGPGLFPFVCQARLWLLGLGFSLAYGSMFTKIWWVHTVFTKKEEKKEKRKTLEPWKLYATVGLLVGLDVVTLFIWQIVDPLHRTIEEFTKEEPKTDTDVSILPQLEHCSSTKMNTWLGIFYGFKGLLLLLGIFLAYETKSVSTEKINDHRAVGMAIYNVAVLCLITAPVTMILSSQQDAAFAFASLAVVFSSYITLVVLFVPKMRRLITRGEWQSEQQDTMKTGSSTNNNEEEKSRLLEKENRELEKIIAEKEERVSELRQQLQDRQQLRSRRRSSNPSREADNHFAPGLGAAPAPAPFYQPSLPLVRCLVSEQADKLGRGNCDGSRVHLLYK